Proteins from a genomic interval of Pseudomonadota bacterium:
- a CDS encoding dockerin type I domain-containing protein produces MTINTFLKRLLSAAALALGLSAAAGDVALSGTDGTGFISLSELNNEVVEPNTDQPGSKQFDYPYYFDANSGLYVMLVAEPLSEASVYAEEAIFTVENKTITDADFGFFDFGLMSYDDALVSATGQSIVGPSDLTFELDGTDVSPIFGPRNPNNEFGWSYRLSVANVTGSGLTFEGGQLVSIDLLGDIVVSVFFADQFEITPPFTESGSFRIAGNQLVFDLDQTQDLTTPLGLISDSRMVFNRSGTIEGIALPDSDGDGADDGSDNCTLTANASQLDADSDGYGNACDADFNNDCATNFVDFAALSNAFLSTNALYDLNGDGSVNFLDISFFSTLFLTEPGPSALTAVCN; encoded by the coding sequence ATGACGATCAACACATTTCTTAAACGCTTGCTGAGCGCCGCCGCGCTAGCGCTTGGCCTCAGTGCCGCTGCTGGCGATGTCGCACTGAGCGGCACCGACGGCACAGGGTTTATTTCGCTATCCGAGCTCAACAACGAAGTGGTGGAGCCTAACACCGATCAGCCCGGCAGCAAACAATTCGACTATCCGTATTATTTCGATGCCAATTCGGGCCTGTATGTCATGCTGGTTGCTGAACCGCTGTCAGAGGCATCGGTGTATGCCGAAGAAGCCATTTTCACCGTCGAGAACAAAACCATTACCGACGCGGACTTTGGTTTTTTCGATTTCGGCCTCATGTCGTACGATGACGCGCTGGTAAGCGCCACAGGTCAGAGTATCGTGGGTCCCAGCGATCTTACGTTTGAACTGGACGGCACCGACGTGAGTCCCATCTTCGGGCCTCGCAATCCGAATAATGAATTCGGTTGGTCTTATCGCCTCAGCGTTGCCAACGTGACCGGCTCAGGACTGACGTTTGAGGGTGGACAACTAGTGAGTATCGACTTGCTCGGCGATATTGTTGTGTCTGTTTTCTTCGCCGACCAATTCGAGATTACGCCTCCTTTCACCGAATCGGGTTCCTTCCGGATTGCGGGCAATCAACTCGTCTTCGATCTTGACCAAACACAGGATCTAACCACACCGTTGGGATTAATCTCCGATTCACGAATGGTTTTTAATCGTAGTGGCACGATCGAGGGCATAGCGCTGCCCGACAGCGATGGGGACGGCGCCGATGACGGAAGCGACAACTGCACGCTCACGGCCAACGCCTCGCAGCTAGACGCCGATAGCGATGGCTATGGCAATGCCTGCGACGCCGACTTTAACAACGACTGCGCCACCAACTTTGTTGACTTCGCCGCGCTGTCGAACGCGTTTTTATCCACCAATGCGCTTTACGATCTCAATGGTGACGGTAG